From the SAR324 cluster bacterium genome, the window TTCAAACAACGTTTCGGAATCACCGAAGTTTATGAATTTTATGCCGCAAGTGAAGCCAACATCGCCTTTGTCAATCTGCTGAACCTGGACGAAACCATTGGTTTGTGTCCTGCTCCCTATGCCATTGTGAAATATGACATTGACCGTGATGAACCCGTCAAGGACGAAGATGGTTATCTGATCAAGGTCAAACGTGGTGAAATTGGTTTGTTGCTGGGGGAAGTCAGCGCAAAATATGGATTTGATGGCTACACCAACAAGGAAGCCAGTGAGAAAAAACTGATGCGCAATGTCTTCAAAGCCGGTGATGTATGGTTCAACTCAGGCGATTTGCTCAAGGATCAGGGCTTTCGACATGCCCAGTTCGCCGATCGTTTGGGCGACACTTTTCGCTGGCAGGGTGAAAACGTCTCAACCACTGAGGTGTCCGAAGTCATCACTGTATCCAATCAGGTTGCGGAAGCCACCGTTTATGGAGTGGAAATCCCCGGAACCGATGGCCGGGCCGGCATGGCGTCACTGGTGCTCAGTGTCCCTGTCAAAGATCTGGATCTGGATGAGTTGTTGAAGCTGATGACACAGAATCTTTCGGCCTATGCGATTCCACGATTTATCAGGGTTCAAGAAGAGTTGGCCATCACTGGAACTTTCAAACATCAGAAAGGACAGTTGAAAAAAGAAGGTTATGATCTCAGCCTGATCAAGGATCCTATTTTTGTTCTGTTGCCCAAAACAGACAAATATGTAAGGCTGACCCGAAAAATTTATAATGAAATTCAGGAGAAAGAATACCGTTTTTAATCACGGATCTTTCACTGACAACAATCCTGGTTCCCTGCATCAGGCGGGGAACCTTGCCTTTATCACACCGTGAATGCCTGTAATCCCAAATAACGTTACGATTCCTGCCAACCTGGAGAATCATGAAAAAACTTCTTTCCATACTGGTTCTGTTTTGTTGGAGCAGTGTACTTTGGGCACAGACGTCACCGCTCACAGACGATGAACAAAACCTCCTCAAAAAACAAAATATCGAACTTGCCAAATATCCCATCAATGCGGAAAATTTTGAAGGAACCTTACCCGATGGAACGTTGGTTCACTTGTCCGATTACAAAGATAAAATCGTGTTTTTAAATTTTTGGGCCACGTGGTGCGGACCCTGTCTGAAAGAACTTCCCGACATGGAAAAGCTGAATCAGGAATTCAAAGACAAGGGGGTGGTGATTCTGGCCGTTGGCATGGGGGAATCCACCGAAAAAATTCAAAATTTTTTACAGAAAAAACCGTTCTCCATGAAATTTATCGCTGACCCGGAAATGCAAATCACACAATTGTACGGTGTGCAAAATATCCCTGTCACGTATTTGATTCATCCCGGCGGAGAAGTTTTTGCCAGAGCAGTCGGCCCCAGAGACTGGTTCAGTTCAGAGATCCGAACATTTTTTTCCAACCGTAGCAAACTCCTCAATTCACACTAAGGAACGTTCAAAAAATAACATAGGAAACTTTCTGGTTATGCACGTCCCGTTCGTAACCGTTCCATGACCCACCTCCGGTGGTTGCGAAGCAGAGCTTCGCCTGGTGGATAACGTGCCCCACGGGTCGTAGGGCACGAGCAAACTTTTACAACTTATTCTTTTGCCGTTCCCAAATGGATTGCCTGATTAACTTTTCGTTAAATTGAATTGCGTCTATCCAGCAGGTTTGCTTTGCTGGCAACGGTTTTCTTTTTGGTGAGATATTTTCTGAAACACACTCAAGGAACCTGTGATTCTATGCCTGAAAACATGACATTTGTGATTGATACCAATGTGTTGCTCTATGATCCTGACGCACTCAACGCCTACCCCGAAGAGGAAATTGTCCTGCCCATTGTTGTCATTGAGGAAATTGATAAATTCAAGGGAGTGCTGAGTGAAACCGGCAGGAACGCACGAAAAGTGTCTCAACTTCTGGATCAATATCGACAATTGGGAAACTTGTCAGAAGGCATCACCTTGCCCAACAATGGTCGCCTCAAAGTCATGTTCACCGCCAGAATGAAAACTGAAGAATTCCGTGATCTGGATCTCAATCGCGCATCCAATCAGGTGCTGGCCGCGGCTTATCAACTCCATTCCCAGGGAAAACCACTGGTGCTGATCACCCAGGATGTCAATCTGAGAGTCAGGGCCAACGCACTGGGGATCCGGGTGGCGCCCTATGAGGAACACCCGGTTGAGTCCATTTTTTACAAAGGCATCATCCGTCATGAAGTCTGTCACAGCGAACTGGAATCCTATAGAAAGGGCCGAATCTTTGAACATGAAGCCGGTTTTCATCCCAATGAAGGGGTCTTGCTGGTGAATGAAAATGATGCTGAGGATTTTGAACTTTGGCGGTTTGACGCAGAACAAGGCTTGACAGCCGTTTCACAGAACGATGTTGTCTGGGGCACTTCTCCCAGAAACCCGGAACAATGTCTGGCGCTGGATCTTCTGTTGAATCCCGAGATACCGGTTGTGACTATGGTGGGAAAGGCTGGAACCGGAAAAACACTGTTGGCCCTGGCGGCTGGTCTGCAAATGACACTGATGGAAAATCTCTACAATAAATTGCTGGTGTCCCGTCCGATTTTTCCCATGGGCCGCGATCTGGGATATTTACCCGGTGAAATTCAGGACAAACTGGCTCCCTGGATGCAACCAATTTTTGACAATCTGGAACTTCTGATCGGCTCACCTTCCAAGGAGCACAAACCCCGCACCAAAGGCTATCAGGAATTGCTGGATCAATCGGTGCTTGTGATCGAGCCGCTGACCTATATTCGGGGAAGAAGCATTCCGCACCAGTATATGATTGTGGACGAGGCTCAAAACCTGACCCCGCATGAAATTAAAACAATCATCACCCGGGCTGGTGAAGGCACCAAGATTATTTTGACCGGAGATCCACATCAAATTGACAATCCTTATGTGAATGTGGCCTCAAACGGATTGAGCTATGTGGTGGAACGCTTTAAATCTCACAAACTCGCGGGCCATGTCACCCTGCTCAATGGTGAGCGTTCCTCTCTGGCGGAACTGGCCGCGAATATCCTTTAGTGTCTGACACTCTGACGAAAGGCTTGATTTTATACCTGATACAGGTGAATTTTTATTTTTTTCATCCTGAAGAAACTGACTTATCTGTTTGAAATGGTTTGGAGTTCTCGCTTCACTCAGAATAACGAACTGGATGTTACCTGTTTATATTGAATCCAAAATGATCGAGACGCTATGAATGAACTGCTATGGACTGAGGAAGATACGGTCTTTGATGAAAAAATGGATGCACAACACCGGGATTTGTTCAAAATGATCGGGGTCTTCAGTCTTGCTGTGGCAGGAAAACTTGAGGATCAGCTCAATAATCTGTTCAAGTTTCTGGAACGCTATGTGGAATATCA encodes:
- a CDS encoding TlpA family protein disulfide reductase; the protein is MKKLLSILVLFCWSSVLWAQTSPLTDDEQNLLKKQNIELAKYPINAENFEGTLPDGTLVHLSDYKDKIVFLNFWATWCGPCLKELPDMEKLNQEFKDKGVVILAVGMGESTEKIQNFLQKKPFSMKFIADPEMQITQLYGVQNIPVTYLIHPGGEVFARAVGPRDWFSSEIRTFFSNRSKLLNSH
- a CDS encoding PhoH family protein; this translates as MPENMTFVIDTNVLLYDPDALNAYPEEEIVLPIVVIEEIDKFKGVLSETGRNARKVSQLLDQYRQLGNLSEGITLPNNGRLKVMFTARMKTEEFRDLDLNRASNQVLAAAYQLHSQGKPLVLITQDVNLRVRANALGIRVAPYEEHPVESIFYKGIIRHEVCHSELESYRKGRIFEHEAGFHPNEGVLLVNENDAEDFELWRFDAEQGLTAVSQNDVVWGTSPRNPEQCLALDLLLNPEIPVVTMVGKAGTGKTLLALAAGLQMTLMENLYNKLLVSRPIFPMGRDLGYLPGEIQDKLAPWMQPIFDNLELLIGSPSKEHKPRTKGYQELLDQSVLVIEPLTYIRGRSIPHQYMIVDEAQNLTPHEIKTIITRAGEGTKIILTGDPHQIDNPYVNVASNGLSYVVERFKSHKLAGHVTLLNGERSSLAELAANIL